A region of Vicugna pacos chromosome 7, VicPac4, whole genome shotgun sequence DNA encodes the following proteins:
- the GPR22 gene encoding G-protein coupled receptor 22 yields MCFSPILEINMQSESNITVRDDTDDINTNMYQPLSYPLSFQVSLTGFLMLEIVLGLGSNLTVLVLYCMKSNLINSVSNIITMNLHVLDVIICVGCIPLTIVILLLSLESNTALICCFHEACVSFASVSTAINVFAITLDRYDISVKPANRILTMGRAVMLMTSIWIFSFFSFLIPFIEVNFFSLQSSNTWENKTLLCVSTNEYYTELGMYYHLLVQIPIFFFTVIVMLITYTKILQALNIRIGTRFSTGQKKKARKKKTISLTTQQETTDMSQSSGGRNVVFGVRTSVSVIIALRRAVKRHRERRERQKRVFKMSLLIISTFLLCWTPISVLNTTILCLGPSDLLVKLRLCFLVMGYGTTIFHPLLYAFTRQKFQKVLKSKMKKRVVSIVEADPMPNNAVIHNSWIDPKRNKKITFEDSEIREKCLVPQVVTD; encoded by the coding sequence ATgtgtttttctcccattctggaaATCAACATGCAGTCTGAATCTAACATTACAGTGCGAGATGATACTGATGACATCAACACCAATATGTACCAACCACTATCATATCCATTAAGCTTTCAAGTGTCTCTCACCGGATTTCTTATGTTAGAAATTGTGTTGGGACTCGGCAGCAACCTCACCGTACTGGTACTTTACTGCATGAAATCCAACTTAATCAACTCTGTCAGTAACATTATTACAATGAATCTTCATGTACTTGATGTAATAATTTGTGTGGGATGTATTCCTTTAACTATAGTTATCCTTCTGCTTTCACTGGAGAGTAACACTGCTCTCATCTGCTGTTTCCACGAGGCTTGTGTATCATTTGCAAGTGTCTCAACAGCAATCAACGTTTTTGCTATCACTTTGGACAGATACGACATCTCTGTGAAGCCTGCAAACCGAATTCTGACAATGGGCAGAGCTGTAATGCTAATGACATCCATttggattttttcatttttctctttcctgataCCCTTTATTGAGGTAAATTTTTTCAGCCTTCAAAGCAGCAATACATGGGAAAACAAGACACTTCTGTGTGTCAGTACGAATGAGTACTACACTGAACTGGGAATGTATTATCACCTGCTAGTACAGATCccaatattctttttcactgtcatAGTAATGTTAATCACGTACACCAAAATACTTCAGGCTCTTAATATTCGAATAGGCACAAGATTTTCCACAGGGCAGaagaagaaggcaagaaagaaaaagacaatttctCTAACCACACAACAGGAGACTACAGACATGTCACAAAGCAGTGGTGGGAGAAATGTGGTCTTTGGTGTTAGAACTTCAGTCTCTGTAATAATTGCCCTCCGGCGAGCTGTGAAACGACACCGAGAACGACGAGAAAGGCAAAAAAGAGTCTTCAAAATGTCTCTATTGATTATTTCTACCTTTCTTCTCTGCTGGACAccaatttctgttttaaataccACCATTTTATGTTTAGGCCCAAGTGACCTTTTAGTAAAATTAAGGTTATGTTTTCTAGTCATGGGTTATGGAACAACTATATTTCACCCTCTATTATATGCATTCACTAGACAAAAATTTCAAAAGGtcttgaaaagtaaaatgaaaaagcgAGTTGTTTCCATAGTGGAAGCTGACCCCATGCCTAATAATGCTGTAATACACAACTCTTGGATAGAtcctaaaagaaacaaaaaaattacctttgaagatagtgaaataagagaaaagtgtTTAGTACCTCAGGTTGTCACAGACTAG